Within the Mycobacterium gordonae genome, the region CCACCGCCATCATGCATGCGCCTGGCCGACCAATCGACGCGTTCGTTGTCCGCAAGTCAGTGAAAACCCATGGGATGCAACGACTTATCGAAGGAACCGAGGTTTCCGGCCAGCGCGTGCTGGTGGTCGAGGACACCAGCACCACCGGTGGCTCCGCGCTGACGGCGGTGCATGCCGTCCGCGAAGCCGGCGGGGAGGTGATCGGGGTGGCGACCGTGGTGGACCGCGCTACCGGCGCCGCCGAGGCGATCGAAGCCGAGGGTGTCCCCTACCGCAGCGTGCTGGGCCTCGCCGATCTGGGGCTGGGCTAGGCCGCGTGCGCGTTCGGGGTGCACTGATGGCCGTACTGGTCGTGTGCGCTCTGGCGGGCTGCTCGGGTTCGGAGCGGTCCGGCCGGATCTTTGGAGCCCCGAGCGCCCGGATCGGTGAATCGCTGGCCGTACTGGGCTGGAACATCTCGGTGTCGAATCTGCGGTGGGGGCAGGACTTCGTGCTCATCGACGTCGACGCCTCGCCGACGGATCCGAAAGGGCCACACGCCAAGGCCGAAGATGTTCGCTTCGGCCTCTACGGCGCGCTGTCGCATCCGATGGAAGCCAACGCGCTGGGCAGCTGTGACGACGCGACGACGAAGATGCCGGACGTTTCACCGCTGAAGGCGCCCCCGGACCGGCTCACCGGCACCGTCTGCCTCGGCCCGCTGAAGGAACGCAGTGCGGTGCGGGGCGTCTACGCTTATTCGCCGCACGAGCGGATCGCCGGTACCTCGGCCGCTTACGCTGCGGCCTTTCCGGTCGGGCTGCCGCCCACCAATGTCAACGACACCGGATTGGTGGTGAAGTCCACCAACGCTTCGGGATGGCGCGCCGACGGCCTACCGATAAGCAAGGCGCAGTTGAGTGACCCGACGGCGTTTAAGGGCAACGGCTACATGTTGCTGAACCTGGAAGCGGGGGCCATCGGGGCCCAGTACCGCGACGATTCCGCACGCCGCGGTGGACCGCTGATGTTGGTGGTCGCGCCGAGTTTGCCGGCCCGCGGACTGAACCCGGCCTGTGCGGCCTATGGGTCGTCGGTGCTGATCCTGCCCGACGCATCGCGGGATTCGATCCAGGTCAATGCGTCGCTGTGCACGTCGGGTGAGATCAGCCAGGCCCTGTTGTACGCGACGGTATCGATCGAAGGCACCCACGCCGGGGTGTGGACCGCCAAGTGAGCGGGCTCGAGCCCGGGCCGACCGAGTGGGGTGCCCCGGCCACCGGCGTCGGACCGTGGGCGGGCGCATTGCCCGACGATCCCCGCTATGACCCAGATCTGTTGCGCGACGGGGATACTCGCAACGTCGTCGATGCCTACCGGTACTGGACCCGGGAGGCCATCATCGCCGACATAGATAAGCGACGTCAGCCGCTCCATGTGGCGATCGAGAACTTCGGGCACGACGCCAACATCGGCTCGGTGGTACGCACCGCCAACGCGTTCGCGGTGGACACCGTCCATATCGTCGGACGGCGGCGGTGGAACCGCCGCGGCGCCATGGTGACCGACCGTTACCAGCGGTTGTGTCATCACGACAGCACGGCCGAACTGATGGAGTTCGCGGCGCGAGCCGGTCTGGAGGTGATCGCCGTCGACAACGTTCCCGGCGCGGCCCGGCTGGAAGAGACCCCGCTGCCGCGCGACTGCCTGTTGGTGTTCGGACAGGAAGGACCGGGCATCACCGACGACACCCGCGCGGGTGCGATGGTCACCGTGTCGATCGCCCAGTTCGGCTCGACGCGCAGCATCAATGCCGGTGTGGCAGCAGGCATCGCGATGCATGCGTGGATCCGGCAGCACGGCGACCTCACGAGCGCCTGGTGAACCCCTCAGCCGGGCAGGCCGTCGCTGCCGGCCTTCCCGGCAACTCCGGGCTGCCCGAGGCCACCGGCGACGCCGTCGACAACGCCGTCCCCGCCGCTGCCGCCCAGACCGGGGCTGCCGCCGGCACCGCCGACCGCACCGGAACCGCCGGCGCCCGCGGCACCCGAGCTGCCGAACAGGCCCCCGGCGCCACCGGCTCCGCCGTTGCCGCCGTTACCGCCGTTGCCGCCGTCGCCTCCATCGCCTCCGGTACCGCCGTTCCCTCCGGTGCCGACCGCGATGCCGTTGTTGCCGCCGGCGCCGCCGTTTCCGCCGTGACCGCCATGATCACCGGCGCCACCCACACCCGCGTTGCCACCGAGGCCGCCGGCTCCGCCGTTGCCGAAGATCAGCCCGCCGCGACCACCTGCACCGCCCGAGCCGCCAGTGCCTCCGGAGCCGCCCGCGGCACCCACTCCGCCCGAGCCGCCGGTTCCGCCGGCACCGCCGCCCGCGAAGCCGGCACCTCCAGTGCCACCGTTGCCGCCTGCGGCTCCGGTGCCGCCTTCTCCGCCGGTGCCGCCCGTGCCGCCGAAACCAGGGTTTGGGTTCGTGCCGCCCAGGCCGCCGGTGCCGCCGTCACCACCGGGAGCGCCCGCACCGCCGGCACCTCCGGTGCCGCCGGTTCCACCGCGGCCCAACGAATTACTGCCCTGACCGCCGTCGCCTCCCGCGCCGCCCGGCGCGCCGAAGCCCCCGACACCACCAGTGCCACCGTTGCCACCGGTGACCGTGGCGTTGCCGCCGTCGCCGCCGACACCACCGGCCTGACCCACAGTGGAACTGCTGACGCCGTTGGCGCCCGGTTCACCCGGGCCACCGACGTTCCCGCCGGATGCACCAGGAGTGCCCGCCCCCGCTGGAGCACCTTGGTTCTGCAGCGGTGTGGGGTTGACTGCGTTGGCGCCGGCCGCGCCGAGGCCGCCGTTGCCGCCGGCTCCGCCTTGACCGAACAGCCCGGCGGCGCCGCCCACGCCGCCGTTGCCGCCGTTTCCGCCGGCGACGACGGCGTTGCCCCCCGCGCCCCCTGCTCCGCCGGCACCGAACAGCAGGCCGCCGGCTCCGCCATTTCCGCCGGGCGCACCGGGCGCACCCACTCCGCCCGCGCCGCCGTCGCCGAAGAACCCGGCCGCGCCGCCGTTTCCGCCGCGGGGATTCGCCAGACCTCCCGAGCCGCCGTTGCCGCCGTTGCCGAACAACAACCCGCCGGAGCCGCCGTTCTGCCCGGTCCCGGGCGCGCCGTCGGCGCCGTTGCCGATCAGCGGGCGGCCTAGCAGTGTCTGAGTGGGCGCGTTGATCAGCCCGAGCAGAACCTGCTCGGCGTTGGTGGCCTCGGCGCCGGCATAGGAGTCTGCGGCTGCGGACAAGGCCTGCATGAACTGGGCGTGGAAAGCCGACGCCTGGCCACTGATTGCTTGGTAGCTCTGCGCATGCGCGCCGAACACCGCCGCGATCGCCGCCGAGACTTCGTCGGCGCCGGCGGCCAAGACGGTGGTTGTGTGGGACGCCGCAGCCGCGTTGGCGGCATTGATTGTTGATCCGAGGCCGGCCAGATCCGCCGCCGTCGCGGCCAGAGCTTCGGGAACTGCGGTGATAAACGACATGGCCCGGTCCTTCCGCTAACCGGCACAATGAATGCATGAGCCGCACCCGCGGAGCAGACGTTATCACCGCTGAACCGATTGAGCCAGAGCTGCAGGCTGAACCGGATTCCCAACCGCGCCAAGGCCGTTGGTCCTAGAAGCAGGTTCTTTTATTGAGACTTAACCGGCCTCATCTTGAACGAGACTTCCCGCTTGATCCGGTAGGTGATCTTGCCGGTGGCGTCCACGGCGAGGTCCTGCTCGATGACCCCGGCCACCCGGATGTCACCGAGTGGGGTGCCCGGCCACGGGCGTCCGCCCATGGCCCGGGGCGTTGCCCGACGACCCGGGCCACGTCCCAGATCGGTTGCACGACGGTGATTCTCGCAATGTCGTCGACGCCTACCGGTTCTGGACCCGGAACGCCATCATCGCCGACATCGACCCGCGCCGGCACCCGCTAATCAGCGCGATCGAGAACTTCGGGCACGACACCAACGACGGCTCGGTGGTGCGCACTGCCGACGAGTTGTGTCAACACGACAGCACCGCCGAACTGATGCAGTTCGCGGCCGCAGCCGGTTTGGCGTTGGTTGCCGTCGACGACGTCGCCGGGGCGGCCCGGCTGGGAGAGACCTTGCTACCGCGGGAATGCCTGTTGGTGTTCGGACAGGAAGGTCCGGGCATCACCGACCACACCCGCGCGGGTGCGACCGTCATCGTGTCGACCGCCCAGTTCGGCTCCACCCGCAGCACCAATGCCGTTGTGGCAGCGGGCATGCCATGCGCGCCTGGGTCCGCCAACACGGTGACCTGACGCGCGCCTGGTAGGTTCTCAGCCAGGCAGGCCGTCGCTGCCGGCTTTCCCTGCGGTGCCGGTGTTGCCAGCAGCACCATTGCCGCCGTTAGTAGGGCCGGCGATCGAGCTCGCGATGCCACCGGCACCGCCGGCTCCGCCAGTGCCGCCTGAACCGCCTGTCGCGCCGAGGCCGGCCGCACCGCCGGCCCCCGATCCGCCGAACAGTCCTCCGGCCCCACCAGCGCCGCCGTCTCCGCCGTCTCCGCCGTCTCCGCCGGCGCCACCGTCGCCGCCGTTACCGCCGTTACCGCCCATGCCGCCGATCCTGCTGCTGCCCGGAACGCCCCCTTGGCCCCCAGGGCCGCCTTGAGCGCCATTGCCGCCTTGGGCAGCGTGGCCCCCGGCGCCACCTGCTCCGCCGTTGCCGAAAAGGAGCCCACCGTGGCCTCCTGCTCCGCCGGCGCCACCGTCGCCTCCATGGCCGCCCGCGGCACCGACACCTCCGGTACCGCCGGCGCCGCCGGCACCCGCATTGGCACCGCCGCCGCCGGTGCCGCCGGGTCCACCGGCGGCACCGATGCCACCTGTCCCTCCGGTACCGCCGGTCCCGCCTGCGCCGAGAGGCGAGTTGAGACTGACTATCCCGTTGCCACCGCGACCGCCGGCACCCCCGGACGCACCGGCGCCGCCGGCCCCACCGGTTCCACCCGACCCGGCGACAGCCGCCGGATTCGACCCGGTGATGTCTCCGCCGCCTCCGCCGGTGCCACCGGGAGCTCCGATGCCGCCGGTTCCGCCTGTCCCCCCATTGCCTCCGATGATGGCGGCCTTGGCCCCGTTCCCGCCCGCGCCGCCGGCCTGACCGGTGTCTGCGGTGCTGACGCCGCCGGCGCCGGGGCCACCTGCGCCCCCGGTAGACCCGAGATTTTGGATGATGCCGTCACTGCCGGCGGCCGCCGGGGCACCTTGGTTCTGCAGTGGTGTGGGGTTGACGGCGTTGGCGCCGGCCGCGCCGAGCCCGCCGTTGCCGCCGGCTCCGCCCTGACCGAACAGCCCGGCGGCGCCGCCCACGCCGCCGTTGCCGCCGTTACCGCCGGCGACGACGGCATTGCCGCCCGCGCCCCCTGCTCCGCCGGCACCGAACAGCAGGCCCCCGGCTCCGCCGTTACCGCCGGGCGCACCGGGCGCACCCACTCCGCCCGCGCCGCCGTCGCCGAACAGCCCGGCCGCGCCGCCGTTTCCGCCGCGGGGATTCGCCAGACCGCCCGAGCCGCCCTTGCCGCCATTGCCGAAAAGCAGCCCGCCCGGTCCGCCGGCCTGCCCCGTTCCGGGGGCGCCGTCGACGCCGTTGCCGATCAACGGCCGGCCTAGCAGCGCCTGGGTGGGCGCGTTGATCAGGCCGAGCAGAAGCTGCTCGGCGTTGGTGGCCTCGGCGCCGGCATAGGAGTCCGCGGCGGCGGCGACGGTCTGCATCAACTGGGCGTGGAAAGCCGATGCCCGGGTGCTGATCGCTTGGTAGCCCTGCCCATGTGCGCCGAACACCGCCGCGATGGCCGCCGACACGTCGTCACCGCCGGCAGCCAGGATCGCGGTCGTTCGTTCCGCGGCGGCCGCGTTGGCGGCATTGATCACCCGCCCGATACCGGCCAGGTCCGTTGCCGTCTCGGCTATGGCTTCGGGAAACGCAGCGACGAACGACATGGCCCGGTCCTTCCCAACAACCCGGCAAAAGCCCGCGCGAACGCACGAGTCGCGCTCGTGGGGCAGACGTTATCACCGCTGAACCGATTGGGCCAGATGTTTCTTCTGAATCGGATTCCCAACTGCCCCTAGGGTGTTCGTCCTAGAGGCAGATTCGTCTATTGCGGCTTGGCAGGCCTCATCTTGAAGGAGACCTCGAGCTTGATGCGGTAGGTGATCTTGCCGGTGGCGTCCACGGCGAGGTCCTGCTCGATGACCCGGGCCACCCGGATGTCGTCGACGCTCTCCCGCGCCCGCTGTACCGCCTCGGTTGCGGCCTGCTCCCATGACGTGGGGCTGGTCCCGATGATGTCGATCACCTTGTACACGCTCATGGGGGTAAAGCGTATAGCTAACTCCACAAGGTGACGTGCACCTTCGGCCGGAACCGCGTCACGCCGACCCCGCTGCCGCGGATCATCGCCTGGATGCACCTCGGCGTGGTGATGAAACGGACCAGCTCGGACACCGCCGGCTGGCGGGCCGAGGGTGCCAACGTCATCGCACACCACTCGCCGGCCTGGTCCAGTCCCGGCCCGGTGACGTGTGTCAACCGACCGGCGGCCAGGTCTTTGGCCACCGCGAAGCCAATGGTCAAGGTCGCACCCCCCACCCGCAGCACCTCTTCCAGAGCGGCGGCGTCGCTCTGAAAGATCCGCTGTTGCGACTCCGGAATCGCCAAGCCGCCCAACATATTTGCGATCTCACCGTCCGCACTGCCGGCCGAAGGTCCCAGCATCCACTGCTGCTGGCGCAGTAACCCGGGCGTCGGAATGCCCACAGCGAGCGGGCTTTCCGGTGCCACCACGGTGATGAGCTGATACTTCAGGAACGGCCGCACGAACAGATCGGCACCGACCGAACTCTCGCTAGCGGGTCCGATCGCGATGTCCACCGCCCGCGACCGGATCAGGTCGCGGAACTGACTCGTCGGATGCACGCTCAACTCCACGGACAGGTCGTCGGCCCGGGACGAGAACAGTTCGATCAGTCCAGGTGCGGCGTGCTCGGCGAAGGTGCTGGATGCGGCGATGTGCAGCAGCCGCCGACCGTGGGCGGCCTCGGTGACCTCGATCGCCGTTTGTTGTTGCAGCCCCAGGATTTCCACCGCCCGGCTGGCCAGCCGCAACCCGCCCGGGGTGAACGCCAACCCGGCTCCGGTCCGGGTGAACAACGGGTCGTCCAGTTCCTTGCGCAGCGCGGCGACGTGCATCGAGATCCCGGCGTCTGACATGCCCAGCTCAGCGGCCGCGGCGCGCACCGAGCCCAGCCGCACCACCGCCGAATAGGCCCGAAGTTGAGCCGGGGTCATAACGATGAGCCTACGTTGAGAGCAT harbors:
- a CDS encoding dodecin family protein, giving the protein MSVYKVIDIIGTSPTSWEQAATEAVQRARESVDDIRVARVIEQDLAVDATGKITYRIKLEVSFKMRPAKPQ
- a CDS encoding PE family protein, with protein sequence MSFVAAFPEAIAETATDLAGIGRVINAANAAAAERTTAILAAGGDDVSAAIAAVFGAHGQGYQAISTRASAFHAQLMQTVAAAADSYAGAEATNAEQLLLGLINAPTQALLGRPLIGNGVDGAPGTGQAGGPGGLLFGNGGKGGSGGLANPRGGNGGAAGLFGDGGAGGVGAPGAPGGNGGAGGLLFGAGGAGGAGGNAVVAGGNGGNGGVGGAAGLFGQGGAGGNGGLGAAGANAVNPTPLQNQGAPAAAGSDGIIQNLGSTGGAGGPGAGGVSTADTGQAGGAGGNGAKAAIIGGNGGTGGTGGIGAPGGTGGGGGDITGSNPAAVAGSGGTGGAGGAGASGGAGGRGGNGIVSLNSPLGAGGTGGTGGTGGIGAAGGPGGTGGGGANAGAGGAGGTGGVGAAGGHGGDGGAGGAGGHGGLLFGNGGAGGAGGHAAQGGNGAQGGPGGQGGVPGSSRIGGMGGNGGNGGDGGAGGDGGDGGDGGAGGAGGLFGGSGAGGAAGLGATGGSGGTGGAGGAGGIASSIAGPTNGGNGAAGNTGTAGKAGSDGLPG
- the pyrE gene encoding orotate phosphoribosyltransferase, whose translation is MAGPDPEAKTELAELVRQLSVVHGRVTLSSGKEADYYVDLRRATLHHRASALIGRLMREVTQDWDYALVGGLTLGADPVATAIMHAPGRPIDAFVVRKSVKTHGMQRLIEGTEVSGQRVLVVEDTSTTGGSALTAVHAVREAGGEVIGVATVVDRATGAAEAIEAEGVPYRSVLGLADLGLG
- a CDS encoding TrmH family RNA methyltransferase; this encodes MSGLEPGPTEWGAPATGVGPWAGALPDDPRYDPDLLRDGDTRNVVDAYRYWTREAIIADIDKRRQPLHVAIENFGHDANIGSVVRTANAFAVDTVHIVGRRRWNRRGAMVTDRYQRLCHHDSTAELMEFAARAGLEVIAVDNVPGAARLEETPLPRDCLLVFGQEGPGITDDTRAGAMVTVSIAQFGSTRSINAGVAAGIAMHAWIRQHGDLTSAW
- a CDS encoding LysR family transcriptional regulator, whose translation is MTPAQLRAYSAVVRLGSVRAAAAELGMSDAGISMHVAALRKELDDPLFTRTGAGLAFTPGGLRLASRAVEILGLQQQTAIEVTEAAHGRRLLHIAASSTFAEHAAPGLIELFSSRADDLSVELSVHPTSQFRDLIRSRAVDIAIGPASESSVGADLFVRPFLKYQLITVVAPESPLAVGIPTPGLLRQQQWMLGPSAGSADGEIANMLGGLAIPESQQRIFQSDAAALEEVLRVGGATLTIGFAVAKDLAAGRLTHVTGPGLDQAGEWCAMTLAPSARQPAVSELVRFITTPRCIQAMIRGSGVGVTRFRPKVHVTLWS
- a CDS encoding PE family protein, which produces MSFITAVPEALAATAADLAGLGSTINAANAAAASHTTTVLAAGADEVSAAIAAVFGAHAQSYQAISGQASAFHAQFMQALSAAADSYAGAEATNAEQVLLGLINAPTQTLLGRPLIGNGADGAPGTGQNGGSGGLLFGNGGNGGSGGLANPRGGNGGAAGFFGDGGAGGVGAPGAPGGNGGAGGLLFGAGGAGGAGGNAVVAGGNGGNGGVGGAAGLFGQGGAGGNGGLGAAGANAVNPTPLQNQGAPAGAGTPGASGGNVGGPGEPGANGVSSSTVGQAGGVGGDGGNATVTGGNGGTGGVGGFGAPGGAGGDGGQGSNSLGRGGTGGTGGAGGAGAPGGDGGTGGLGGTNPNPGFGGTGGTGGEGGTGAAGGNGGTGGAGFAGGGAGGTGGSGGVGAAGGSGGTGGSGGAGGRGGLIFGNGGAGGLGGNAGVGGAGDHGGHGGNGGAGGNNGIAVGTGGNGGTGGDGGDGGNGGNGGNGGAGGAGGLFGSSGAAGAGGSGAVGGAGGSPGLGGSGGDGVVDGVAGGLGQPGVAGKAGSDGLPG